The sequence TACTTGTATACCTAAACATAGCATTATAAAAGATGATATTTTAATAAAAACAGCAGTACCACTTTTACCTAATTTATCAAGTAACTGTGCTGCAAATTTCATACATATATATAGTGAAATAGCTGCTAATGTTATACCTGATATTATACCTAATAAGCTAGGTATAAAGCTATATGTATTATTACTTAGTATAGTAACACCTATCGTTATCGATCCTGCTATAGCACCTGGACCACAAGTTATAGGGAACGTCAATGGATAAAATGATAAAGCTTGTATTTGATCTTTTGATAATTCCTCTTTGTTATTTTCATGAGATAATTTTTCTTGCTCATTTGAGTTTACTAATTTCCATGCGCTATAAGCTATTAATAAACCACCTCCTATCTTTACTATAGATAAAGAAATTCCAAAAAAATTTAATATAGTACTACCAATAAGTACTACTGCTGTTAGCATTAATACTATATTAATAGAAATTTTTTTAGCTAAAATTAATCTTGTTTCAGGGGATAAATTTTCAGTTACAGCTAAAAATATTGGAGCTATAGCTGGTGGATTTAAAAATGGCAGTAAAGTGGCTAATGTAAAAAAAAACCCTTTTGTTAAAGACATTGAATATTCTTGAAGTATCATATGTTTAATCAGTAAAAATTAGTTATATATTTATATAAACACTACAATCTTAAAAGAAAAAATATTTTTATATTTTGTAGTAAACTATTTTTTTAAATAAATTCAAAAGTAATTATTTAAAATTTTTCTATAAAATTCCTCCTCCATAAAATTTTAATTATATAAAATAAAAGATAATAATCATTATATTGTTATATTTATTTATAATAAGGAGCTAAATGTTATATTTTTATTACTAGAAATAAAATTAGGAATTTTCGGCATATTAGCTGAAATTGTTAAAACTTCACATCCAGAATCTTTTACTAATATTGCATGTTCCCATTGTGCTGATAAACTTCTATCTTTTGTAATAACAGTCCAACCATCATTTAAGTGACTAATTTCTTTTTTACCAGCATTAATCATAGGTTCTATAGTAAATAATAATCCAGTAAAAATTTTCATTTGAGTTTTAGGTGTACCATAATGTAATACTTGTGGTTCTTCATGGAAATTTTTGCCTAAACCATGACCACAAAATTCTCTAACTACTGAAAAACCAGATTTTTCTGCATGTTGTTGAATTGCGTGTCCTATATCACCAAGATAAGCACCATTTTTTACTTTTTCAATACCTTTCCACATACATTCATAAGAGATCATTGATAAATGTTTTGCCAAAATTGATACTTCACCAACATAAAACATACGACTAGTATCGCCAAACCATCCATTTTTAATAATAGTTACATCTATATTAAGTATATCACCTTTTTTCAATTTTTTATTACTTGGTATACCATGGCATACTTGATGATTAATAGAAGTACATATAGAACTAGGAAATGGTGGATTTCCATAACCAATAGTTGCAGATTTTGCTTTTAATGTTTCTGTTATATATTCTAAGCATAATTTATCTAATTCTGCAGTAGTGATTCCTTCTTGAACATAAGGAGTTATAAAATCTAAAACTTTTGCTGCTCCTTGGCAAGCTAGCCTCATATCATCTAAGTCAGATTGATTTTTGATAATAGTCATTTTAATTTATTAAAAACTTAAGTAGTTAAAAGATAATAAAAATAGTAAAATAATAATTAATATGTTTTTATTATTCTAATAATATTCATTATATCAATACTCCATTATGGATGTATATAAAAAAGATTATTAGAAATAATATAATATATTTGATAGTCATTTATATTTAATAATAAAAAAACAATAGCACAAAATCAAGGGTGTTGAGAGTTCAATGCTAAAGTGCTATAAGTTATAACCCTTGGAGAATCATTATGTCATTAATGAAAGAAATGCTAAATGCAGGTGTACATTTTGGACATCAAACTAGATATTGGAATCCTAAGATGGCTCCTTACATATTTGGACATCGCAATAAAATTCATATTATCAATCTAGAAAAAACTGTTGAAAAATATATAGAAGCTAATAATTTTGTTAAAAGATTGATATCAGAGAATGGTAATATTCTATTTGTTGGTACTAAAAGAGCAGCAAGGGAAATTATATCACAAGAAGCAGTACGTTGTGGCATGCCTTATGTTTATTCTCGTTGGTTAGGTGGAACATTAACTAATTTCAAAACAGTAAAAACTTCTGTTAAAAAACTAAAAAAAATGGAATCACTTGTATCAGATGGTTCTATTAATAAAATGATTAAAAAAGAAGGATTATTATTTCAACGTGAATTAGATAGATTAAATAAATCTATTGGTGGCATTAAAGATATGTCTAATTTACCTGATGCACTTTTTATAGTAGATGTTGGATATCATAAAATTGCAGTAGCAGAAGCTAAAGAATTAGGTATTCCTGTAATAGGAATTGTAGATACCAATCATTCTCCTGATAATATAGATTATATAATACCTGGAAATGATGATTCTACTAAAGCAATTTCTTTATATGTAAAAGGTATTGCTGATTCAATTATTCATGCTAAAGAACAAAAATTAAATAATATGTTAGAAAAAATAGATAATAATGCAGAATTTATAGAGTTTAAATAATATTTTTTATAAAAATGGAGTTTTAAAATCAATGATACAAATAAGTGCTGTAATGGTTAAGCAACTGAGAGAAAAAACAGATGCTCCTATGATGGAATGTAAAAAAGCATTAAGTGAAGCAAATGGTAATATGATCAAAGCTGAAGAAATTTTAAGAATCAAACTAGGATTAAAAGCTAGTAAAACAGCTTCTAGATTAGCAACAGAAGGACTAATAGGCTATTATATTTCAAATGACAATAAAGTAGGTGTATTAGTAGAAATAAATTGTGAAACAGATTTTGTTACAAAAAATGATGAATTTATTTCTTTTACAAATAAGATTGCTCAAATTATTGCTATT comes from Candidatus Kinetoplastibacterium sorsogonicusi and encodes:
- a CDS encoding MarC family protein, whose product is MILQEYSMSLTKGFFFTLATLLPFLNPPAIAPIFLAVTENLSPETRLILAKKISINIVLMLTAVVLIGSTILNFFGISLSIVKIGGGLLIAYSAWKLVNSNEQEKLSHENNKEELSKDQIQALSFYPLTFPITCGPGAIAGSITIGVTILSNNTYSFIPSLLGIISGITLAAISLYICMKFAAQLLDKLGKSGTAVFIKISSFIMLCLGIQVSWDGLKDVVSAMLLSIS
- the map gene encoding type I methionyl aminopeptidase is translated as MTIIKNQSDLDDMRLACQGAAKVLDFITPYVQEGITTAELDKLCLEYITETLKAKSATIGYGNPPFPSSICTSINHQVCHGIPSNKKLKKGDILNIDVTIIKNGWFGDTSRMFYVGEVSILAKHLSMISYECMWKGIEKVKNGAYLGDIGHAIQQHAEKSGFSVVREFCGHGLGKNFHEEPQVLHYGTPKTQMKIFTGLLFTIEPMINAGKKEISHLNDGWTVITKDRSLSAQWEHAILVKDSGCEVLTISANMPKIPNFISSNKNITFSSLL
- the rpsB gene encoding 30S ribosomal protein S2, with product MSLMKEMLNAGVHFGHQTRYWNPKMAPYIFGHRNKIHIINLEKTVEKYIEANNFVKRLISENGNILFVGTKRAAREIISQEAVRCGMPYVYSRWLGGTLTNFKTVKTSVKKLKKMESLVSDGSINKMIKKEGLLFQRELDRLNKSIGGIKDMSNLPDALFIVDVGYHKIAVAEAKELGIPVIGIVDTNHSPDNIDYIIPGNDDSTKAISLYVKGIADSIIHAKEQKLNNMLEKIDNNAEFIEFK